The sequence below is a genomic window from Venturia canescens isolate UGA chromosome 9, ASM1945775v1, whole genome shotgun sequence.
GTGAAAGTTACTCTCGTGCTGGAACGATTGAAATTAGAGATTCGAAGAGGagacaaaaaatgtttcgaaacAGCACAAAACCGTACTGCccagaatttaataaaaatgttaataaaacTGGGAGAAGTAATAATTGAGCGAAGAACGTgtaataaaatgtaaaaaaatgtttgcagcACTGGGAACGCCGGCTCTGTCTCTATCATGCGGTTCGATGACACTGGATTCTCCGACGACTGTGACGAGTGTCTCGATGGGAGGGATGAGTCATCACCGTCGCGAAGACACAGCTATGTCCTCTCGGACGCTAACATCTATAGACGTACATTCACCGGCTACGCCCAACCAGGTGCATCCGGGTCATCGACAAATGCATCTGCAACAATTTGCTATGAGCCAGCATCAGCAGCATCGGATATCGTCAGCAGGTCGTATCAGCCCCTCTAACAGCAGTCCACCTGAATTTCCACCACCTCGACCAATACCCCGGCACCCGTGGCAGCGTTCGGCGAGTTGTCGTGAACTGTACGCATCGAGTTTCGAGGATTCGGGGAAAGCTCGTACCCGCGAAGTCAATGAGAAGTCGTCGACGATCGAGGAGAGCGGCGGGGGGGCGGGTGCGCAGCCGTTCGAATTGCCTTCGCAGGGCGAGCTGGACAATCCGATAACTCGTTACGACATAAGCAACCGTTCGTACAGCGCTGCGAGTTCGAAATTGCCCTCGTTGGACCACGATTCAGTACCGGATCGCGTTTACAGTAGTTCCTATCCGGGGACGTCCTCGTTGTCGACCGAATCGGGCCACGAGGAATCGGGGCAGGCCGGTGACTTGTCGCACGACGATTTGTCCCACGATTCTTACGAGCTGTTGGAGCGGGAGCACGAGTTTGAGTACCCGGAGTCGTACTCGTCGCCTCGGGACGACGAGAACGAGCCGATATCGGACAACAGCGACGACGAAGGAATCGAGCACGAGATGTTCCAGATGGACTCGGAGACCGATTCCTTCGTCAAGCACCGATCGGTCAAATCCTCCGACAAGCAGCTCTTCAAATCCGTGCTCGCCGACCTGAAAAATACGACGAGCAGAGCCAAGCCCATCGATCGGTACTCGCTCGGCCTCTCTACCGCTCCGGGCCCCgttaaaaataacgataatcaTTTCATCGTTACCGAGTCCAGAATACAGCGCACGGGTACACAGATCGAACGTAAATTTGAGACGAGACACTCCAATTCGTTGGAGCAGACTAGCAGTAACAAGCCTCCCCTTCCCCATCAGGATTCAGGTAGTAGGAAAGACCCGGTTGTACTCCAGCAAAAGTTGACGGTGCTTAACGAGCTCAAGAATTTGAAGCCCAAGCACCGGATGATATCGCACGTTGATTCCGAAGTTTTGCGGGACGAAGGAATCATGCGTCCCAAGTCCCGCATCGACGATGACCTCAGTCCGGTCGATCCGAATAGAACGATTTTCGAGGCTCCGACCCCTCGCGGCAGAACCGTGAGGGCTCGAAGCATCGCGAGTCTCGAGGACAACGTTTGTCCGTCGCCGCGTTTCTACGTCGAGACCGGAAGCCTCGGGCGATCGCAGGCTCACTCGGGCGACAAGCGCCGGCGGGAGGACGACTTCAAGGTCGAGAAGTTGTTGAAACCTTCGGAAAAGGAGCGTAAAATAAACGAGCGGGAGGAACGCAAGAGAATGGAGAGAGAAAATTCGCGGGAAGCTCGGAGAATGGAAAAAGCGGATTCGCGGGAGAAAAGGTCGTCGATCGGTCGCGTCGACTCCCGGGAACGTCGGAGCATGGAACGCCTCGACTTTTGTGACTCCCACGGCGTGCTTCGGCGGAGCGTCGAACGTCTCGACTCCCGGGAGAGGAACAGCGCCCGTCGCTACGAGCCTCGGGTGAAAAGCGTCGAGAGCCTCGACCGCAGCCCGAAAGAAAAACACGGCGGACGCTATCACGAGGTTCGTGAACGTCGGGAACGAAGCATCGAGAGATTGGACTCTCGCGAGTCCCGCAAGAGTCCCGGGCGTCCTCATTTCGACTACGAGCAGCGTCACACTCTCGAGCGTTTCGATTCCGGCAGCAAGAGCCCTCGTGATCGTCCGAGTCCGCGGGGCAAAAGCGTCGACAAGCTCGTCGAGACTCGCGAGTCCAGGCCGACCTTCGACTTCGATCCGCGCACGATCGAGCGCCTGAGCTCCCTCGAGCGGCACGATTCTTTCGAGAAGAGCCTCGAGCAACAGCAGCGCCACCGGGTCGAGAGACGTTCTTCCAACGACCGGCGCAGTCTGAGCAAGCTGGACTCGCGCGAGCGGAAAAGTCTCGAGCGCTTGGACACGTCGCGCGAAGGTCGAAGCCTGGAATCGCTGGGACGCGACGAGCTCGATCCGAGGAGAGCCGAGGAGGCTTCGGATCAACGGGAATTGAGAAAGGCGAGCAGGGGCCGCGTCGAGAGAGCGAGCACCGAGGAGAAGCCTCGAGAACGCGACGACTGGAGGAGCCTCGAGCGAGCGAGGAAGGACGACGAGAGGCGCGAACGCGAGAGACAGTCGAAGCTGTCGATGGACTCGAGAACCGAGACGATCATCGGGGTTCCCAACGAGCGGGAATCCGTCCGCGGCAAATCAGTTTTCAGCGAGTACGAGCCCAAAATAATCGGCGGCATCGTCGTTGGCTTCGACGACTCCGTGCTCTCGGGGCACGTTCCCGTGGAGCGGACGAAGAGCGACCCGAATCCCGGGAGGCCTCGgatcggctcgaacagcaAGCGCCACATGCTCATGCACCAGAAATCGATCGACCTGACTCCCGCCGATTCCGGCGACGAAGACCCCTTCTCCGATGGCCCGACGGCCCGGAGTCGAGCCAATCCCGAGATTCCTTACACCCTTCACAAACGTCACGTCATGAACGGTACCGCCTCCGATGAAAAATCCGAGTCGGACAGTGGCAAACCGAGCAGGACCGGGCGCGGCAAAGACTTGCCGAAGTTACCCCTTAAAGTACTCACCGACGCGTCCTGTCTCGACCTCACGAAATTGACGCCAACGAGCAGCGTCAAGCCCACGGTGGAATGCCCCAAGAGCATTCTCGTCAGTCCCGACAAGAACAAAAAAGTCAGTCCCTCGAGCGAAAAGCCGAGAGCTTCGACGACGAGCAGCCCGAGCGTGATTCTGTCACCGACCGACTCGAAAAGCTTCGTTTCCCTGTTCTCCCCGAAGGACGGAAGCCCCGCGAAGGCTTCCGGCTCCCCGAAGAACCGTTCGCCCCTGAAGACGACTTCGCTCGATCGTTTCGCAACCGGTAAATCCGTCGGCGCCGATAAAATGTGTACAAAATCGACGAGCCTCGAGAAAAAGTCTTCCAAGTTGTCGCCGACGGAGGCAAACGTCGCGATAATATCGTCCATCGAAAAGAAATCGTCGCCTAAGCTTTTGTCCCCGACCGATCCGAGCGTCACGTTCGTTTCTCTggtcgaaaaatcgagatcCCCGGATTCGAGTTCGAGGGGCTCAGGCTCCGAGAGGTCACCGGGGAAGGTGAAAATTCCTACGAATTTGGCCGAAGTCGTTGGCATGGAGATAAAGAAGGAGATCGAGCGCCGTGAAAACGAGAGACTCAAAGTCCCCGACGACGGTCTCGAGAAGCAAGACAGCATTGAGAAAATTCCACTCCCCGAGATCCCCATTAAACCGGGTACGAAAGAAAAGCCACCGTTGCCGATCAGAGTAAGTTCAATGGAGAAAAGATCGAGCACGGAGAAGCCCGCCCTGCCTGTCAAACCGGCGGTGCcgtcgaaagaaaatttggcgATTAAACTAGCCGACCAAGCAGCGAGGGAGGCCGAAAGAGTGTGCAGCGAATCGAATAAATCGGTCGAGCCCGTTGCCGAGGCCGCGTTCACCCCCCCCGACAAACAAAAGGCCTTCGACAAGCCGAGTATCCCGGAAAAAACGAAGCGCATACTGGACCGAATAGAGTCGAGATTTTccgagataaataaaaattcaccgaCGAAGATATCGCGTCCGCGGATAATCGACACCGGATACGACGACTTCGTTGACCCCGTCGCCGATTTGCCGCTGGACGAGGTCCCGGTCAAGCCGGCCCTGGAGCTCGACAGTCTCAAGGTTCCGGACTTCAATCCCTACATGCTGAGGCCGCACGCCgagccgctgaggtccaagtCGCTTTCCCTCGCCGAAGAAAAGGCCCCGATCGACACCCTGCTCTCACCGGAAGTCGAGAACAAAGTATTCGTCCAGGACGTTTCCCCGAAGCGCAGTAAAAGGCCCAAGTTCGACACGAAAAAGGACTTCAAGAAGCAGTCCAAGTCCCTGGAGGGCGACAAGCCTCCGCTGAAGAAGAGCGGCTCGAAAGAGTCGCGGATATCACCGGCGAGTTCGAAGATCGACAAATCCAAGTTGAAATTGGGCGAGATGCCgcaggaaataataataatcgactCGACTGACGTCGCGCCGGAAGTGAGTATAATCCAGAAAGGGAGATCGAAGTCGGTGACGAGATTGCCGGACCGATCGTTCTCGGCTTCGAGGGAAGAGAAGGGGGGAGATTCGAAAAAGCCGCGAGCGAAGTCGGCGTCGGTCGACGAGGATTTGATAAAAGGTGGGGCGATATTAAAGTGCGAAAAGCAGCGGCCACGCTCGCTCGGAATATCGAAGAGTCTCGGGAGCACGGAGAAAGATTCGGGGGAAAAAGTATCGCCGAAGAAGACGAAAGGCAAGGGAGAAGCGTCGAAGAGCGCGACGCCGAAAGCCTCGCCCTCGAGAGTCATCAAAGTCGCTTCGCCGGAGGGGCGTCCGGAGGTGTGCGCGTTCGAGTCCACGCTCGTCAAGAGGCCGAGTTTCTCACGAGAATCACCGATTCCGGTGATACCGGAGATGGAACAAGCCGCGGAGCTCCCGGCGTTGGAAAAGCCAGCGACGAAATCGCCGCTCAGTtcacgaaaaatcgatcgtaatcCGGTCTTGTTTTCGGGCGCTCGTCTCGGCTTGTCCGAGGGCAGCGCCATCGGCTTGCTGCAGCGGCAGGGCGCCGCGCTCTCGCCCACTGCCCAGAGGAGAGCAAAGTCTCTCGATGCCCCGGTGATTTCGCTCCACAAGCTGCCACCTGCCGACGCCTTCTCCAGCAAAGACGACACCGTTGATACTCTCGAGGAGTCCGAAGATCGAGAGAACCAGGAAATCGAACCGCAGCAAGtgaaacagcagcagcagcagcagcagcagcagcaacaacaatcCGTGCAGATGGAAGCGTCGCCTAATCACCGATCCGAGAGCACCGATCACACGACGGTGCCTGAGATATTCACCGATTCTTTGTCAATGACGGAAACCTCGGCGCAATATCTCGAGTCGCCGCTGACCGAGTGCCAGGAAATCACGACTTGTCCCGACCTCATACCGTACGAGCACGACGCCCAAGCGCAGCAGCAGTCGGCGCACCGGCCGAATAACCGAGAAGTCGAATCGTCCGGGCCGAAGATCGAGGGGGCGACGAGGTTCATCGACCAAAGTTCGGTCGAGTCCGGGGCGGAGACGGACCTGATGCAGGACACGAGCGCGGACATAAGGACGTCCACGGGGGGCAGCGACTTTTCATCGAAGAGTCCGATTTCCGGGCGGTCCAAGAGAGTCGGTAGCGGCGAGTCCCGGGATTCGGAGAGATCGAGAGCCGTAGAAATATCGAGTGACAGTTCGGACGGGGAGAGGCGGGATTCGAACAAGAAGATCGTAACGCCCCCGGTTCTGCCGCCGATCGACGACGACATTCGAGACTCGATCGAGCGGGAGGAGCTCCCCAACGTGACCGTGAGCTCCGTCGAGAGAGTCGATTATTCCGGGGAGGTTGTTTACCTCGAGGCGGACGACGTCCCCGACATGGTAAAGTCGCCGATCCAAATATCGATCGAGGAGTGCTCGGACGCGGAAGCGCCTGCGAGCGACGAGATCCACGACGACATGCTCGATCAGGTGATATACCAAGCCAGAGAAACGGAAAAGCCTCGGCTCGACTCGGGCGACACTTCCGAGGACACGCTCGACGCCCTCGACGGCCAGGCTCACATGCAAACCGTCGACAGCGACTTGTCGTCGCCGGATTACGGGGTCGACAAAATGGACGAGAAAACCCTCGTCGAAGTTGAACTGACGCCGGAGTATCTCGAAATGAGAAAAGACGACGAGCAGGAAGCGACGGAGGAACTGCCGGAAGACGAGCCCCAGAAGCAGCAGCGCAAGGACGAGGACGACTCGGCGAATAAACTCgacatcgagaaaaaatatcggcTGAGCACCGAGCGCTCGAGAAGCGAAGAAACCAACACGTGGACCCCCGATCGGGAGGACCCGGACTCGAGCTCCTGCTCGATAGCTCGCCCCCTCGGA
It includes:
- the LOC122415558 gene encoding uncharacterized protein, yielding MNDIDNIGMTGSSKMPHSHSTPAGVDGGSRTPPTTPRKAGKMLAVRVQMLDDTITMFQVQAKALGRVLFDQVCKQLHLLEADYFGLEYQEPNGTKYWLDLEKPVCRQVGLSLVDPLLRFCVKFYTPDPAQLEEEFTRYLFCLQIKRDLSHGLLQCNDNTAALMASYIVQAECGDYVIEDYPDHTYLSTYKFVPHQDQELERRIMENHKKHAGQSPAEADLNLLETARRCELYGIKMHPAKDHEAVPLNLAVAHMGIVVFQNYTKINTFSWAKIRKISFKRKRFLIKLHPEGYGYYKDTVEFFFEGRNECKNFWKKCVENHGFFRCSVVKRVIRQKTRVLSRGSSFRYSGKTQKQIVEFVRDNYVKRQTFQRSNSFRQTSGGRALQGSEGGGYRGATPSSSLMGSSSISAHPLLPLGDPALGTPALSLSCGSMTLDSPTTVTSVSMGGMSHHRREDTAMSSRTLTSIDVHSPATPNQVHPGHRQMHLQQFAMSQHQQHRISSAGRISPSNSSPPEFPPPRPIPRHPWQRSASCRELYASSFEDSGKARTREVNEKSSTIEESGGGAGAQPFELPSQGELDNPITRYDISNRSYSAASSKLPSLDHDSVPDRVYSSSYPGTSSLSTESGHEESGQAGDLSHDDLSHDSYELLEREHEFEYPESYSSPRDDENEPISDNSDDEGIEHEMFQMDSETDSFVKHRSVKSSDKQLFKSVLADLKNTTSRAKPIDRYSLGLSTAPGPVKNNDNHFIVTESRIQRTGTQIERKFETRHSNSLEQTSSNKPPLPHQDSGSRKDPVVLQQKLTVLNELKNLKPKHRMISHVDSEVLRDEGIMRPKSRIDDDLSPVDPNRTIFEAPTPRGRTVRARSIASLEDNVCPSPRFYVETGSLGRSQAHSGDKRRREDDFKVEKLLKPSEKERKINEREERKRMERENSREARRMEKADSREKRSSIGRVDSRERRSMERLDFCDSHGVLRRSVERLDSRERNSARRYEPRVKSVESLDRSPKEKHGGRYHEVRERRERSIERLDSRESRKSPGRPHFDYEQRHTLERFDSGSKSPRDRPSPRGKSVDKLVETRESRPTFDFDPRTIERLSSLERHDSFEKSLEQQQRHRVERRSSNDRRSLSKLDSRERKSLERLDTSREGRSLESLGRDELDPRRAEEASDQRELRKASRGRVERASTEEKPRERDDWRSLERARKDDERRERERQSKLSMDSRTETIIGVPNERESVRGKSVFSEYEPKIIGGIVVGFDDSVLSGHVPVERTKSDPNPGRPRIGSNSKRHMLMHQKSIDLTPADSGDEDPFSDGPTARSRANPEIPYTLHKRHVMNGTASDEKSESDSGKPSRTGRGKDLPKLPLKVLTDASCLDLTKLTPTSSVKPTVECPKSILVSPDKNKKVSPSSEKPRASTTSSPSVILSPTDSKSFVSLFSPKDGSPAKASGSPKNRSPLKTTSLDRFATGKSVGADKMCTKSTSLEKKSSKLSPTEANVAIISSIEKKSSPKLLSPTDPSVTFVSLVEKSRSPDSSSRGSGSERSPGKVKIPTNLAEVVGMEIKKEIERRENERLKVPDDGLEKQDSIEKIPLPEIPIKPGTKEKPPLPIRVSSMEKRSSTEKPALPVKPAVPSKENLAIKLADQAAREAERVCSESNKSVEPVAEAAFTPPDKQKAFDKPSIPEKTKRILDRIESRFSEINKNSPTKISRPRIIDTGYDDFVDPVADLPLDEVPVKPALELDSLKVPDFNPYMLRPHAEPLRSKSLSLAEEKAPIDTLLSPEVENKVFVQDVSPKRSKRPKFDTKKDFKKQSKSLEGDKPPLKKSGSKESRISPASSKIDKSKLKLGEMPQEIIIIDSTDVAPEVSIIQKGRSKSVTRLPDRSFSASREEKGGDSKKPRAKSASVDEDLIKGGAILKCEKQRPRSLGISKSLGSTEKDSGEKVSPKKTKGKGEASKSATPKASPSRVIKVASPEGRPEVCAFESTLVKRPSFSRESPIPVIPEMEQAAELPALEKPATKSPLSSRKIDRNPVLFSGARLGLSEGSAIGLLQRQGAALSPTAQRRAKSLDAPVISLHKLPPADAFSSKDDTVDTLEESEDRENQEIEPQQVKQQQQQQQQQQQQSVQMEASPNHRSESTDHTTVPEIFTDSLSMTETSAQYLESPLTECQEITTCPDLIPYEHDAQAQQQSAHRPNNREVESSGPKIEGATRFIDQSSVESGAETDLMQDTSADIRTSTGGSDFSSKSPISGRSKRVGSGESRDSERSRAVEISSDSSDGERRDSNKKIVTPPVLPPIDDDIRDSIEREELPNVTVSSVERVDYSGEVVYLEADDVPDMVKSPIQISIEECSDAEAPASDEIHDDMLDQVIYQARETEKPRLDSGDTSEDTLDALDGQAHMQTVDSDLSSPDYGVDKMDEKTLVEVELTPEYLEMRKDDEQEATEELPEDEPQKQQRKDEDDSANKLDIEKKYRLSTERSRSEETNTWTPDREDPDSSSCSIARPLGIGQIQPIFDRREIAMIKESRRETFGEDEGNGNPAVKPPELSSTWKPFPLESSGSSSLDDGWLPQDDPNQHQSQSEDSNGPNEDSFQEDLDFPTGLVFPINPDMIANYGAFALSRTLSRISERSTTSEQDKSDLEDSFKPSSRSPSLDDESLISSDHQPSLSSDPPSGTALPSVSDDRRTSSELPDIPIDVPGQQDDDTKSPRSRKSKLQLQASEDWPSPPSSPIFDNQVVSHVETYYMEIKPEEAVRVTVTDSTPDNTPGRAAEDSDSSDENRTLHDDLHSTLMEDGQSSASATTIDGTVKIAVKPKSNSYITGSSHSEDTSMGLSMSEWSSSNNTVRQFCQYSGTKSDDNSLAELGASISDWSGSTTVIPQQYYSAVATEKSQSDTTTSDKSITSMRPNSKCQLIESPPLTRAGGDERDEVMMETMKSRLYDDDDDDDDDDDEDEDDDEEDERDLESSRYSRRHVEAMNDRQVPDEFDEARKFVESQFDAHHRRRFEDSSDPNFTDISPPRITFQNEYDETIDEEDIDDYAGPLPSIPGPIPEEDEDDQLYDNVPAMRYTSMEQVRMKVSPGDSSEDMHERYADIAARGREEEWSFEEQQRLTSEREAGASRSPKPDRGYGEPVHEERYVTRSTERPVVVTRGKTTPYYSTTSLSGESTTSSPPMQVRAQIRTKTLPYSSCRSPQSEGDTSSSMDSPGHTPDRGQRAYRRKRQQNAKRRHRVAVDLEVRYGHVVSSTDSSFDVTSLPPPLLAEPSIDIADEDELRSRQDTEKR